In Bacteroidales bacterium, the genomic window CCTGGTTTTCATTGCCTTCCCGGTCGCCTTTGTACTCTCCAATTTCTTTCACCGGAAAAAGAATTCCTGGATCCACGAACTGGTCCTGTGGATCCTGCTGGGTCTCGTGGTTTATGTTCAATGGATGGTATGATCCTCCCTGGGCAGACCGCTGCTGGGAATGGCCTTCATACGGTAACCCTCCTCCTTTAAAAACCCGAGGGTCCGGGGCAGGGCGTAATACAGGTTGTCTGCCGCTTTATCCGAATCGTGAAATACAATGATGGAGCCTGGTTTGACATGGCGGGTCACATTCTGAAGAACACGCTCCCCGCTGAGTCCGCTGTTATAGTCAATACTCAGCACATCCCACATGATAATATCATATTGCTCGAGCACCGCCTTTACCTGTCCCGGAAAGATCCGGCCATAAGGCGGACGGAACAATCTGGAATCGATCATGTCCGAAGCCAGGCGGATATCGTCCATATAGCGCCTGACGCTGGAACGGAACCCCTTCAGGTGACTGTAGCTATGGTTGCCCACTGAATGGCCGCCGGCGAGGATCTGCCTGTAGAGTCCGGGGTGCTTATCCACGTTGCGGCCCAGGCAGAAAAAGGTCCCCTTTGCCCCGGCTTCATCCAGGCGGTCCAGCACCCAGGGGGTTACCACGGGAGTCGGACCATCGTCAAAAGTCAGGTACACCTCCCGGTGGTCGCCGGTAAGGTCCCAGGTCATCCGGTGCAAGGCACGGGTAAGCAAAGAAGGTGGCCTGACTATCAGCATATTACTCTTTTAACGTAAAGAGTTTTAAAATGTTACCTGAAGAGCCTGTCGTACTCCTGTCCGTACCTGGAAAGCTTTTCTTCCAGGCGGCGCGAGGCTTCTATCTCGCCATATCCCAGACACATGCTGCGAAGCTGGTTGATATCCCTGACGGCAGCCAGGAAATCGTTGCCGGTCTTGGCAAAGCGGTACTTATTTTTCATGGACAACAGGACGTAGTAGTCGAGCTCCGATTCAAGCTTCTGCTCATACTTCTCAACCATCCTATTGGCAGTAGCCGTATCTCCCACCCCAAAATATCCCTGGATGATGGGAGTGATCCCGGCATTGTAAGGGACATTTTCTTCCGGCATCCGTTGCATGCAACGGTCCAGAACTTCTTTGGCCTCGTCCGGCCTTCCCTCGTCCGTGAGGGCGCCGGCCAGGACCGAGAAGGCATAGCGGTAGTGAATGGTCATCCTCAGGTTGTTCTCATCCATATAAATCCCCGGGGTATCCAGTCCGCCCCAGTCAAACTCCTCCATCAGCTTTCGGTACATGTCATCCGTATCCACCTTGCCCAGGTAGTTCAGGTTACCGAACTCCACGGGGGCTACCCGGAGAGCCAGTCCTTCACGCACAAAGTAGGGATCCAGGTTCAGATAGTTGTCCGACGGTACGGTGGTGGAGAAATAGATGGGACGCTCCCAGTCGTTGGTTCCCAGCAGATCCATTACGGTAAGCAAATTCTTGTAAAGGACCTGGTCGGAAATACTGAAGCGTACCTGATCCACCTGGTTCTCCCGGAATTTTTCGGGAACCACCCAGGGAGCCAGAGAGGCAGAATCGGCCGGAATCACAAATTTTTTGGCCGGAATAAAGTATTGTCCCTGCTGGAAGCGGGGATCATCGCCCAGCATAAAGGCAAAAGCCTCTTTCAGGGGGGCATAGTCGGCATCGATCCGCCTGATCATCGACTCCATCCGGGCAGTAAGCGCGTTCATCTCTCCCTTATCGAGCTGAATACGGCTGGCAATCTCCTCCGAATTAAACGTGCGCATATAACTGTAAAGGCGCAGGGGGTCCATATTGTTTTCAAGCGCTTCTATAGCCTTGTAATCATTGGCATGATTCTGTTGCAGCAGGGAGCCCTCCAAGACTTCCAGCAGATCCGAATATATCCCCATGGTCTTCTCTTCATAGCTCTCCCTGTTGGCCTCATACTTTTCCTTGATCAGAACCCCGGCATTGTCGACCAGGTAGGCAAAGTCCCGTTCCCCCTGGACATATTGCTCCCGGGTCATCGCAATGGGCAAGGCTTCAGTGTCGTAGAAGGTCTGCTTCATCTGCTCTATATACCAGTCCGCGGTCAGATAACTCAGGTTCACAACGCGCACATCGGTACGCACCCCCTCCACCTCCTGGAGGTACCAGAGCGGGAAAGTATCGTTATCCCCGTTGGTGAACATGATCCCTCCCGGAAGACAGGAATTCAGGAAATTCCGTGCAAAGGCAGGGGCTGTATACCGGTCCGAACGATCGTGATCGTCCCAGTTCTCTTTGGCCATGATCCCGGGCACCAGGATCAGCGATGCGAGAACCAGCGCCGCCGCGCTTACCGCGGAGCGCTTTTTTCCGGAAGCCCACTCAATGAGTCCGGCCACTCCAATCCCGATCCAGATGGCAAAGGCATAAAACGAGGCCGCATAGGCATAATCCCGTTCCCTGGGCTGGATGGGATACTGGTTCAGATAAACCAGGATGGCAAATCCGGTCAGGACAAACAGCAAACCTACCACCCAGAAGTCTTTCTGGTGTTTCTTGTAATGGAAAAAAGCTCCGGCCAGTCCGAGCAGGAGCGGCAAAAGATAATATTTATTATTCCCCTTGTTATCCACAATATAGGACGGCAGATTCTCCTGGGGTCCCAGGCGGGCCTGGTCGATAAACTTGATCCCGCTGATCCAGTTCCCCTTGGTCAGCTCGCCGTGTCCCTGAATATCGTTCTGCCTCCCTGCAAAGTTCCACATGAAATAGCGCAGGTACATATAACCCACCTGGTACCGGAAGAAAAAGCGCATATTCTGTCCAAAACTGGGTCTTCCTATGGCCCTGTTGCGATCGTAGCTGTAGGTCCCAAACTGGTTCATCATCGGGTTTCCTTCGGCATCCCGTTGCACATCATAAAGATCCGCCTCGCTCATTCCACCCCAGTAGATATACTCATTGGCGTGCCTGTCCTGGGTGCTCCACATCCTGGGGAACACCCCCTTGGCCGATTTATCATAAACATACTCCCGGTTCTTATCCACCTGGAAATATTTATCCTCGCCCTTGTAATAGCTGGGTTTACTCTCTTTTATACTGGTGGGCCTGTGATTGAAATAGGCCCCATAAACCAGGGGATTGTCCCCATACTGGTCCCTGTTCAGATAATCGAGCAGTGAAAACACGGTATCGGGGTTACTTTCATCCAGGGGCGTATTGGCAGCAGAACGGATCACAATAATCGCATAGGAAGAATAACCGATAACGATCACGAACAGACCAAGCAGGACGGTGTTCCAGAGAACCTTTCCCTTCTTGTGGGTCAGGTAAATCCCGGCTATCAGTCCGCTAAAAAGCAACAGGACATATACCACAACCCCCGAATTGAAGGGCAATCCCAAACCATTTACAAACAGCAGCTCAAATTTACCGGCAATGGCGGTCAGGCCGGGGATAAGCATATAGTTAATCACACCCAGTATGCCTACCGAAACAGCCATGGCTGCAAGCACTCCTTTTGCAGTGGGGGTGTATTTCCTGAAATAGTAGACCATGATAATGGCCGGAATGGCCAGCAGGTTCAGCAGGTGCACCCCGATGGAGAGCCCCATCAGATAGGCAATCAGGATCAGCCAGCGGTTGGCTCCGGGTTCGTCAGCCACGTTTTCCCACTTAAGGATGGCCCAGAATACCACGGCCGTAAAGAGCGAAGAGGTCGAGTAGACCTCGGCTTCCACGGCGGAGAACCAGAAGGAGTCGGAGAAGGTATAGGCCAGGGAACCCACCAGGGCAGCCCCAAATACAGTGATTCTGGCTACGGGGCCTGACTGTTCCTCTTTCTCAAAGAATTTCCGCACCAGGTGGGTCAGGGTCCAGAACAGGAACAGAATGGTAAAAGCGCTGGCCATGGCCGAAAGGATATTCATGCTCACGGCCACCCTGGTCACATCTCCTCCGGCGAACAGGGTGAAAAAACGTCCGAGAATCATAAAGAAGGGGGCTCCCGGAGGGTGACCTACCTCCATCTTATAGGCGGTGGCAATAAACTCTCCACAGTCCCAGAAGCTGGCTGTGGGTTCCATAGTAAGAAGGTAGACAATCAGTGAGACCAGAAAGACGCCCCATCCGAGGATCAGGTTATATCGACGGAAATTTTCCATTCATTCGGTATGTGAAGATTAAAAAGTATACAAATATAAAACAATTATATGTTTGAGTCCAGTTGACCGGAGGAAGGGAAAAGTTAAAGATTCATAAGATAACGCCAGGGTTTGCTCTTCCAGGGTTCCCCGGCATAATCGATCCCAATCCTGGGGCCCGCCGTATAGGCGGGAGCCGATCCGCTTTCTTCGATCCAGATCCGGTCCGAATTTACCAGGTCCTCTCCGTAAAAATCCCGGTCCACCCCCAGCAGACGTGTAAGCCGTCCTGGTCCGACTGCCTCCCGGAGGCCCCGGAACAGGACTGCCTGGGGAGCACCCCGGGGGCCCGTAACCACATTCATCATCCAGTACATTCCATAGATCAGATACATGTACAGATGGCCCCCTTCT contains:
- a CDS encoding polysaccharide deacetylase family protein; the protein is MLIVRPPSLLTRALHRMTWDLTGDHREVYLTFDDGPTPVVTPWVLDRLDEAGAKGTFFCLGRNVDKHPGLYRQILAGGHSVGNHSYSHLKGFRSSVRRYMDDIRLASDMIDSRLFRPPYGRIFPGQVKAVLEQYDIIMWDVLSIDYNSGLSGERVLQNVTRHVKPGSIIVFHDSDKAADNLYYALPRTLGFLKEEGYRMKAIPSSGLPREDHTIH
- a CDS encoding DUF2723 domain-containing protein, with the protein product MENFRRYNLILGWGVFLVSLIVYLLTMEPTASFWDCGEFIATAYKMEVGHPPGAPFFMILGRFFTLFAGGDVTRVAVSMNILSAMASAFTILFLFWTLTHLVRKFFEKEEQSGPVARITVFGAALVGSLAYTFSDSFWFSAVEAEVYSTSSLFTAVVFWAILKWENVADEPGANRWLILIAYLMGLSIGVHLLNLLAIPAIIMVYYFRKYTPTAKGVLAAMAVSVGILGVINYMLIPGLTAIAGKFELLFVNGLGLPFNSGVVVYVLLLFSGLIAGIYLTHKKGKVLWNTVLLGLFVIVIGYSSYAIIVIRSAANTPLDESNPDTVFSLLDYLNRDQYGDNPLVYGAYFNHRPTSIKESKPSYYKGEDKYFQVDKNREYVYDKSAKGVFPRMWSTQDRHANEYIYWGGMSEADLYDVQRDAEGNPMMNQFGTYSYDRNRAIGRPSFGQNMRFFFRYQVGYMYLRYFMWNFAGRQNDIQGHGELTKGNWISGIKFIDQARLGPQENLPSYIVDNKGNNKYYLLPLLLGLAGAFFHYKKHQKDFWVVGLLFVLTGFAILVYLNQYPIQPRERDYAYAASFYAFAIWIGIGVAGLIEWASGKKRSAVSAAALVLASLILVPGIMAKENWDDHDRSDRYTAPAFARNFLNSCLPGGIMFTNGDNDTFPLWYLQEVEGVRTDVRVVNLSYLTADWYIEQMKQTFYDTEALPIAMTREQYVQGERDFAYLVDNAGVLIKEKYEANRESYEEKTMGIYSDLLEVLEGSLLQQNHANDYKAIEALENNMDPLRLYSYMRTFNSEEIASRIQLDKGEMNALTARMESMIRRIDADYAPLKEAFAFMLGDDPRFQQGQYFIPAKKFVIPADSASLAPWVVPEKFRENQVDQVRFSISDQVLYKNLLTVMDLLGTNDWERPIYFSTTVPSDNYLNLDPYFVREGLALRVAPVEFGNLNYLGKVDTDDMYRKLMEEFDWGGLDTPGIYMDENNLRMTIHYRYAFSVLAGALTDEGRPDEAKEVLDRCMQRMPEENVPYNAGITPIIQGYFGVGDTATANRMVEKYEQKLESELDYYVLLSMKNKYRFAKTGNDFLAAVRDINQLRSMCLGYGEIEASRRLEEKLSRYGQEYDRLFR
- a CDS encoding DNA-3-methyladenine glycosylase, with protein sequence MGRRFDREFYSQDVLEVAPLLLGQHLVRMGPDGHKAIYVISETEAYRGGEDLACHASKGMTPRTSVMFGEGGHLYMYLIYGMYWMMNVVTGPRGAPQAVLFRGLREAVGPGRLTRLLGVDRDFYGEDLVNSDRIWIEESGSAPAYTAGPRIGIDYAGEPWKSKPWRYLMNL